A single genomic interval of Helianthus annuus cultivar XRQ/B chromosome 6, HanXRQr2.0-SUNRISE, whole genome shotgun sequence harbors:
- the LOC110864811 gene encoding 39S ribosomal protein L46, mitochondrial, whose translation MQRSCRSLSRFLTSNRGFCTSTKGADNEKIVASVLFERLPVIIPKIDPVVYAFQEFSFRWRQQFRRAYPEEFLKKSDARGKGEYQIDFEPAPRITEADKTNDKKSLKRALDRRLYLLLYGDSYGTPKGQSVWHFPEKVYKSEETLRKCAESALESVIGDLSHTYFVGNAPMGHIAMPPTDKNKDNESFKRFFFKSQVIATNKLNIKCKDFVWVTKDELLEYFPEHSEYLTKMIIS comes from the exons ATGCAGAGATCGTGTAGAAGCCTATCGCGATTCCTCACATCAAATCGAGGGTTTTGCACATCAACAAAAGGTGCTGATAATGAAAAGATCGTAGCTTCCGTGCTGTTCGAGCGGCTTCCGGTTATTATTCCCAAAATTGATCCAGTCGTCTACGCGTTTCAAGAGTTCTC CTTTCGTTGGAGGCAACAGTTTCGTCGGGCATATCCTGAAGAATTCCTTAAAAAATCTGATGCTAG GGGTAAGGGCGAATACCAAATTGATTTTGAGCCGGCTCCAAGGATCACTGAAGCTGACAAAACCAATGATAAAAA GTCATTGAAACGAGCCCTTGACAGAAGGCTTTATCTTCTTCTTTATGGTGATTCATATGGTACTCCCAAAGGCCAATCCGTATGGCACTTCCCTGAAAAAGTTTACAAGTCTGAAGAGACGTTGCGCAAG TGTGCAGAATCTGCACTAGAATCTGTCATTGGAGATTTATCTCATACGTACTTTGTTGGAAATGCTCCAATGGGCCATATTGCGATGCCACCTACTGACAAGAACAAGGATAATGAATCTTTCAAG AGGTTTTTCTTTAAATCTCAAGTGATTGCAACAAATAAGCTGAATATCAAATGCAAAGATTTCGTGTGGGTAACCAAGGATGAGTTGTTGGAGTACTTCCCTGAGCACAGCGAATACTTGACGAAAATGATCATCAGCTGA
- the LOC110944427 gene encoding spermidine hydroxycinnamoyl transferase, producing the protein MVNVGQCFVITPARPTPTAPMCLSELDQEKTVAPALTVYFYRPSSDSISFAAASQVHRDSLSQVLVHFYPLAGRLHFIADFRDFALPNELRSLVPVVSYDASDLHELPLLMVQLTELSCGGISLGIGVSNIMVDGTCASHFMDEWARMARGDPIGNQPFLDRSVLLTADPTLPPRFKHERFVPNPLLIGQSDDHEEHNKETKIVMLHLSKEQVQKLKDIANKTRPAYIPRPFSQFEAVAGHMWRCATMARGHHPMQPTKLFIPVSIRGRMPLPKWYFGNAIMKQAACSHSGELVKQPLPYACGKMREAVEIVTEDYVKSALDDTKRQPDLTPFRTSHTIGSTTGCFDGNPNMEIISWLGIPFEGLDFGWGKCVYVGPATINVDG; encoded by the exons ATGGTGAATGTTGGGCAATGCTTCGTGATAACCCCTGCAAGACCAACACCAACTGCACCTATGTGTCTCTCCGAGCTTGACCAAGAAAAAACTGTAGCTCCGGCACTCACGGTCTACTTTTATCGCCCTTCCTCGGATTCGATCTCTTTTGCAGCAGCCTCTCAAGTACACCGAGACTCTCTGAGTCAAGTGTTGGTGCACTTCTACCCTCTCGCGGGACGCTTGCACTTCATCGCAG ATTTCAGAGACTTTGCACTCCCAAATGAGCTGCGGTCTCTTGTGCCCGTGGTCAGTTATGATGCATCGGATTTGCATGAGCTGCCACTTCTTATGGTGCAACTTACTGAGTTGAGCTGCGGTGGGATCAGCCTCGGCATTGGAGTATCTAACATAATGGTGGATGGTACATGTGCTTCCCATTTTATGGACGAATGGGCTCGAATGGCTCGTGGTGATCCAATAGGAAACCAACCGTTTCTTGATCGTAGCGTGTTGCTAACTGCAGATCCAACACTACCTCCACGGTTCAAACACGAAAGATTCGTACCAAACCCACTACTAATCGGTCAGTCAGATGATCACGAGGAGCATAATAAGGAAACAAAGATTGTCATGCTACATCTAAGCAAAGAGCAAGTCCAGAAACTGAAAGATATCGCGAACAAAACACGACCAGCATACATTCCACGTCCATTTAGCCAATTCGAAGCTGTGGCGGGACACATGTGGAGATGTGCAACTATGGCACGGGGACACCACCCTATGCAACCAACAAAGTTATTTATTCCAGTGAGTATCCGAGGCCGGATGCCACTACCAAAGTGGTATTTTGGCAATGCGATTATGAAACAAGCCGCGTGTAGCCACTCTGGTGAGTTGGTGAAGCAGCCCTTACCTTACGCGTGTGGTAAGATGAGAGAAGCTGTGGAAATAGTAACCGAGGACTACGTGAAGTCAGCCCTGGATGATACAAAACGGCAGCCGGATCTAACCCCTTTCCGAACATCTCATACCATCGGGTCTACAACAGGTTGTTTTGATGGGAACCCAAACATGGAGATTATAAGTTGGCTGGGCATACCCTTTGAAGGACTAGATTTTGGGTGGGGAAAGTGTGTTTATGTGGGTCCTGCAACCATTAACGTTGATGGCTAG
- the LOC110864812 gene encoding hydroquinone glucosyltransferase, with protein MERTPHIAIVPSPGMGHLIPLVEFAKRLKNNHNISSTFIIPNEGPLTKSQQAFLDSLPNGLNHVILPPVSFDDLPNDIRMETRISLMVTRSLDSLREAVKSLVVETNMVALFVDLFGTDAFDVAIEFGVSPYVFFPSTAMALSLFLYLPKLDQMVSCEYRDLPEPVQIPGCIPVRGEDLLDPVQERKNDAYKWVLHNAKRYRMAEGIAVNSFKELEGGALKALLEDQPGKPRVYPVGPLVQAGSSSDVDGSGCLRWLDGQPCGSVLYISFGSGGTLSSNQLNELALGLELSEQRFIWVVRSPNDKPNATYFNSHGHEDPLGFLPKGFLERTKGIGFVVPSWAPQAQILSHSSTGGFLTHCGWNSILETVVHGVPVIAWPLYAEQRMNAVSLTEGIKVALRPKVDENGIVSRVEIARVVKGLIEGEEGKPIRSRIRELKDAASNVLSKDGCSTKTLEQLASKLKAKNNISI; from the coding sequence atgGAAAGAACACCACATATTGCCATTGTCCCAAGCCCAGGAATGGGCCACCTAATCCCTCTTGTTGAATttgcaaaaagattaaaaaacaacCACAACATCTCATCAACTTTCATCATCCCAAATGAAGGACCTCTAACCAAATCTCAACAAGCTTTTCTTGACTCTCTCCCCAATGGTTTAAACCATGTCATCCTCCCTCCGGTCAGTTTCGACGATTTACCGAATGATATACGAATGGAAACCCGAATCAGCCTCATGGTTACGCGCTCTCTCGATTCGCTTAGAGAGGCGGTTAAATCGTTAGTTGTTGAAACAAACATGGTGGCTTTGTTTGTTGATCTTTTTGGCACGGATGCCTTTGATGTTGCTATTGAATTTGGAGTCTCACCTTATGTGTTTTTTCCATCAACTGCTATGGCTTTATCTTTGTTTCTTTATTTGCCTAAACTTGATCAAATGGTTTCATGTGAGTATAGGGATTTGCCTGAACCGGTTCAGATCCCGGGGTGCATACCGGTTCGCGGAGAAGACCTACTTGACCCGGTTCAAGAAAGAAAGAATGATGCATATAAATGGGTGCTTCATAATGCAAAGAGGTATAGGATGGCTGAGGGTATAGCGGTAAATAGCTTCAAGGAGTTAGAGGGTGGAGCTTTGAAAGCTTTGCTAGAAGATCAACCGGGCAAACCAAGGGTTTATCCGGTTGGACCGTTGGTACAGGCCGGTTCAAGTAGTGATGTTGATGGGTCAGGGTGTTTGAGATGGCTAGATGGTCAGCCATGTGGTTCTGTTTTGTACATATCTTTTGGGAGTGGTGGAACCTTATCTTCTAATCAGCTTAATGAGTTAGCCTTAGGTTTGGAATTGAGTGAACAAAGGTTCATATGGGTGGTTAGAAGCCCGAATGATAAACCGAACGCGACTTATTTTAATTCACACGGTCACGAGGACCCTTTGGGTTTTTTACCAAAAGGGTTCTTGGAAAGAACCAAAGGTATTGGGTTTGTGGTACCTTCTTGGGCGCCACAAGCCCAAATTTTAAGTCATAGTTCCACTGGTGGGTTTTTAACCCACTGTGGATGGAACTCTATTCTCGAGACTGTAGTCCATGGTGTGCCGGTTATAGCTTGGCCACTTTATGCAGAACAAAGAATGAACGCAGTATCTTTGACTGAGGGTATAAAAGTGGCGTTAAGGCCCAAGGTCGATGAAAATGGCATTGTGAGTCGTGTGGAGATTGCGAGGGTTGTGAAGGGTTTAATAGAAGGGGAAGAAGGAAAACCAATTAGAAGTCGAATTCGGGAACTAAAAGATGCAGCTAGTAATGTTCTTAGTAAGGATGGGTGTTCTACGAAAACCTTAGAGCAATTGGCTTCCAAGTTGAAAGCAAAGAATAATATAAGCATTTAG
- the LOC110863770 gene encoding vestitone reductase: MERKVCVTGGAGYIGSNLVRALLQNGYIVHATLRNLGEESKVGLLKGFPGAEERLHLFEADIYKPQEFEKAIQGCVFVFHVATPLFHTTGYKYNDVVEATVGAAKTITNACINSGTVKRLIYTSSVVAASPLKYDGSGYKITIDESCWTPLHLSVPFAGDSVQNYTPAKTKSEQELLKILEQKPNGLEVVTLGLGLVGGGVPSTTTLVIVSPITNNVIRYQEQRYLEALLGKVPIIHIEDACRAHIFCAETPSLKGRFLCASSFVSCAEIAKYYQKAYPQLNHEYLEEHGKEVKWGSRKLEDKGFSYKYSMEMILDDCLECAKRSGIV; encoded by the exons ATGGAGCGCAAGGTTTGTGTGACTGGAGGTGCTGGTTACATTGGTTCAAACCTGGTTCGTGCACTTCTACAAAATGGTTACATTGTCCATGCAACTCTAAGAAACCTAG GTGAGGAATCCAAGGTGGGACTTTTAAAGGGTTTCCCAGGTGCAGAAGAAAGGCTTCATTTGTTTGAAGCTGATATATACAAACCACAAGAGTTTGAAAAGGCAATACAAGGATGTGTCTTTGTTTTCCATGTTGCAACCCCTTTGTTTCACACCACAGGGTATAAG TATAACGACGTGGTTGAGGCAACAGTTGGTGCAGCAAAGACGATCACAAATGCTTGCATAAATTCGGGAACAGTGAAGCGGCTCATCTACACCTCTTCTGTTGTTGCAGCTTCGCCTTTGAAATATGATGGGAGTGGTTATAAAATCACCATTGATGAAAGTTGTTGGACACCACTTCATCTCAGTGTCCCGTTTGCGGGTGATTCCGTGcag AACTACACACCAGCAAAAACAAAATCAGAGCAAGAACTGTTGAAAATCTTGGAACAAAAGCCAAATGGGTTAGAGGTGGTGACATTAGGTCTTGGGCTGGTTGGTGGCGGAGTCCCTTCAACAACTACACTGGTGATTGTATCACCAATAACCAATAATGTGATAAGGTACCAAGAACAAAGGTACTTAGAAGCATTGCTAGGAAAGGTCCCCATCATACACATTGAAGACGCTTGTCGAGCTCATATCTTTTGCGCAGAAACGCCATCATTAAAAGGGAGGTTCTTATGTGCTAGTTCGTTTGTTTCATGTGCCGAAATCGCCAAATACTATCAAAAAGCCTATCCACAACTGAACCATGA ATACTTGGAAGAACATGGGAAAGAAGTCAAATGGGGATCCAGAAAACTTGAAGATAAAGGTTTTTCTTACAAATATAGTATGGAGATGATCTTAGATGATTGTCTTGAATGTGCCAAGAGATCAGGCATTGTCTAG